Within Epilithonimonas zeae, the genomic segment AGGCCCAATTCCAAGAAACAATCGTTCAACTTTATTCTCATTTAAGCTGATATTGGAAAGTGGAGTAGTTCCGTTATATAAATTCTCCGTTGGATAAGTGTTTTTCGGCGTATTTTTAAGATAATCCAAATCAATTCCTAATCCAATCCAGTTGAAATAATAATCAACGGAAGTCCCAAGGTTTAGATTGTATTTGTAATCGATAAATTTGGTTTGATTATCATAAGAAGGAAAATCCAATCCGCCTCTCAGAGAAACATTCAACTGATTGTTATCGTATAAAGAATTCCTGAATTGACAATTGATAATCTGGAACAAAATGATAAAAACTAAAGTAATTAATTTCCTCATAATTTAATTTTCTTGGTTAAGGCAAATTTACGCATCTGAAAGATGAAATAAAAAATGCCGGCTAAAAAACCGGCAATATATTTTAAAAACTAAACTTACTGTTTGATAATCTGAGTGATTTTCTGAGTATTGTCATCCAATACATATCTCATCAGATATTTCCCTGGGCGAAGTTTATCTAATCTTAATTCTGCATTATTGTTATTAATAGCATATTCCGCAACCTGAACTCCCAAGATAGAGAAAAAAGTTACGGTTTTTATTTTCGCTGAATTATCCTTTGATTTCAAAATCAAAACATCCTTAGTAGGATTAGGGAAGGCAACCAAAACACCATCGTCGGTCTTTTGTCCTTCAAATGCACGAGTAGATTGCGCCTTCATTTCTCCTGAAAATCCAACTGAAACTACCGTAAATATAATAAAGAATAGAAATTTTTTCATTCGCTTTAGTCTGTACTTAAACAATTACAACAAATATATTTTAAATAATTTTCATATGCAATAGCCTATCCGTAAAAGTATAAGTAAATTTGCATAAATAATTTTTATCAAGATGATTTCAAGAAACAGAAGACTAAGAACCAACGATTCCATAAGAAGTCTTGTTCGTGAAACAACCCTTACAACAAACGATTTGGTATTGCCTATGTTTGTTATGGAGGGTAACAACAAAAAAGAAGCCATTTCCTCAATGCCAGGCGTTTTTAGGCAAAGTTTAGATTTAACAGTGCAAACTGTTAAAGAAAATTATGATTTGGGAATAAAAGCGGTCAATCTTTATATGAAGGTTTCCGATAATCTGAAAGACAACACAGGCAAAGAAGCTTGGAATCCAAACGGATTGATGCAAAATACCATAAAAGCTATCAAAGATGCAGTTCCAGGAGTTGTGATAATGCCGGATGTTGCTTTGGATCCCTATTCAATTTATGGCCACGACGGAATTATAAAAAACGGAAAAATCGACAACGATTCTACAGTAGAGGCACTTGTAAAAATGGGAATTTCTTTGGCAGAAGCCGGAGCTGACATTTTGGCACCCAGTGATATGATGGATGGTCGCGTTTTGGCAATGCGAGAAGGCTTGGAGGAGAATGGATTTACGGATGTCGGGATTTTATCTTATGCAGCCAAATATGCAAGTGCTTTTTATGGACCCTTCAGAAGTGCCTTAGATAGTGCGCCGGTGGATGCTCAGGAAATTCCAGCTGACAAAAAAACTTACCAAATGGATTTTCATAATTCCCGCGAAGCTATCGATGAAGCCTTGAGAGACGTAGAAGAAGGGGCAGATATTATTATGATAAAACCCGGAATGCCGTATCTGGACATCGTTTCCAAAATCCGTGAACTCATCACGCAACCCATCGCAGTTTATCAAGTTAGCGGCGAATATGCAATGCTGAAAGCTGCAGCACAGAATGGTTGGTTGGATAACGATAAAGTACTGATAGAAAGTTTAACCAGCATCAAACGCGCCGGAGCAGATATGGTTTTCACTTACGCAGCACCAGAAGTTGCAAAACTTTTGAATAAATAAAATTTTTAAGGAGCTTAATCCCGCTTTCCGTTGCAATCTTTTGCTTTTTCATAGGTGAAAAAAAAGCAAAAGGATTTCCACTACAATCGGGGCTAGGGATTTTGTCAGTCCAATAAAATTATTAGAAAAAATACTTAGAATAAAACTTAAAATTAATAACAAATGAAATCATACATTTTAACTCTCAGCTTTTTACTATTTAATTTGGTAAATGGACAAGAGAAACAACATCTGTCAATTAAAAAAGGAGATTTTCCGGAGGGAGTTTATATGACATTAGAAGATGTTTTGAATAAAAAGCCAACTTCTACAGACGAAGTTTATTTCAAACCTGCTGATCAAAAAGATTCTTCTGATTCTCCGGAAAAAGTGTTTTTCTATTTCAAAGAAAAAGACAAAAGAGTAAGGATACCATTAGCCGTTTCCTATAAAGGTGAATTATATTTTCAAACTTACAGAAAGTATACCAACAAAAAAGATAAAGGATATGATCCAGATCAATACTCCAGATTCTGTAAAGTAACAAACTATGGAAGATTTATCTATTTTGAAGAAAATATGAGAGGTATGTGGTCAAAAGCATTATTGGGGAACTTAAGTCCGATGACTTATTTGATGAATGGAAATATAAAAGGTATAGTCTTAGATCTTGATATCAGAGAATTTAATATGCTGAGAGATTGTGTTGATTTGAACGATTTTTTAAAACAACATCAAATTCCGGAAATCATATGTGACTCAGATAAATTTACAATTGGAGAATTAAGAACTACAATTGATGAAATTAATAAACCTTATCGCTAATAATTACAAATCTTCCTCACCCAAACCTTGAGGAAGATTTTTTTTATTCTTAATCCCCAAATTCTTCAACTTCTGAGTCTGAACAATCAAATTATCATTTCCCGAACTCAACTGTTTGAAAGCGTCATTGTAAGAATTCTTAGCTTGGTCGATGTTTTTTCCGATACGTTCCAGGTTTTCTACAAATCCAACAAATTTATCATACAACTTAGCACCTCTATCCGCAATTTCCATCGCATTTCTATTTTGGTGCTCCCGTTTCCAAAGATCTTGAATAAGTTTGAGAGAAGTAATCAAATTGGTTGGACTTAATAGCAGAATTCTTTTGTCATAAGCGAAATTCCAAAGATTAGGCTCGGCTTGTAAAGCAGCGATGTAAGCTGCTTCACTTGGGATGAACATCATCACAAAATCCAATGATTTATCAAAATCATCATAAGCTTTCTGACTCAATTGATTGATGTGATTTTTCACAGACTGCAGATGCTGATTCTGTTTCACGAGCAATATTTCAGGATTACTTTCATCCGTCATTTCTACAAAAGAGGTGAGAGAAACTTTACTGTCGATGATGACATTTCTATTGTCAGGATATTTTACAACGGCATCAGGACGCATTTTTTTGCCGGAAAATTCAGAAAAAATAGCTTTGTTATTTTCATCTTTCAGTTCGTGTTCTAAAAAATATTCCTGATTTTTTCTTAATCCGGATTTTTCCAGAATACTTTCCAGAATCATTTCGCCCCAATTTCCTTGTGTTTTACTTTCGCCTTTCAAAGCTCGGGTTAATTGTTTCGCATCTTCAGAGATTTGTTGGTTGAGGTCTTTCAGTTCACGGACTTTTTCACCAAGAGAGAAACGTTCTTTAGCTTCTTTGTCGTACGTTTCGTTAACCGTATTTTTCAGCTCATTGATTTTCTCCTGAAAAGGCTCGAGAATGGTTTTTAGCTGATTTTGATTCAGTTGTGTGAATTTTTCAGACTTTTCTTCCAAAATCTGATTAGCAGTTTTCTCAAATTGAAGGCGAGTTGTTTCCTGAAGTTTCAGAAATTCATCTTTTTGATTTTCGAGTTGGTCTTGCAGGTTTTTGTAATGCGCATTCAATTCTGCATTGGTGAAAAGCAGTTCTTCTTTACTTTTTTGTATTGATGAAATCTCTTTTGTTAGATCAAAGTTTAACAGCTTTACTTCCTCAATTTTCTGTTGATAATGATTCTCATTTTCCTGTGAACGGATTAATTGTTCATTCAGAATTTCAACTGTTTTTTTACTCACATACAGAGATTTCATCAAAAGAAAAACAATAATTCCTCCGATGAATCCTCCAACAAATACATAAATAATCTCCATTTAATTTTCGTTATTTTTTTACAATTTTAAAATAACTTTCGTTTAAAAAATTAAGGTTTTCCGTAATTTACTCGTTTTCCAATTTGGCTTTTGATTCAGTTAATTCGTCTTTATCTTTTTCAGATAGTTCCGGGAATTTCAAGTTCATCTCTTCCATTGCATCAATAATAATTTGGATTGCTGCAACTCTCGAAAACCATTTTTGATCAGCAGGTATCACAAACCATGGTGCAGAATCTGTTGAGGTTTCATCTATCGCTTGCTCATAGGCTTTTTGATAATCGTCCCAAAAGCCACGTTCTGTAATATCTGCTGAAGAAAATTTCCAATTTTTATTGTCTTCATCGATTCTGTCCAGAAAACGTTGTTTTTGTTCTTCTTTGGAAACATTCAGGAAAATTTTAACGATTTTGGTTCCGTTGTTGGCTAAATGCTTTTCAAAATTTCTAATACTTTCGTATCGGTTTTCCCAGAATTTTTTATCAAATTGTTTTACATCTGTCCATACTTTTTCGCTAAGGTTATACTCTGGATGAACTTTACAAACCAAAACACTTTCATAATGTGAACGGTTAAAAATTCCGATTTTGCCCTTAGCCGGAAGCGCTAAATAATGACGCCAGATAAAATCGTGAGAATATTCTTTTGTACTTGGACCTTTGAAACTTGTTACCTCACAACCTTGCGGATTTACGCCGCCGAAAACGTGTTCTATCAAACTGTCTTTTCCCGCAGCATCCATCGCTTGTAGAACAATTAGCAATGACTGACTTCCATCCGCATATAGTTTTTCTTGTAGCAAACGAAGTTTTTCTTTTTCAATTTCGAGAAGTTCTTTCGCTTCGTCTTTATTGATTTTTCCTTTATAGCTTGTATTATGTTTTTTGATCTCGAATTTTGAATTTTCTTTGATCAAAAAGTCGTCTGAAAAATTGTAATCCATAAAAATTGATTTATTGTAAAGATAAAAAAACCGCCTCGTTAAAAAACGAGACGGTTTTATAAAATTTGTAAATTTTTATTATTGAGCAGCAGTTTCTGCTTTTTTCGCTACTTTTTTTGCATTAGCTCTTGCTGGTACGGGCTGAGCTTTTGCAGTAGCCGTTACAGTACTAGGAGCAGCAACAAGTTTAGCTTCTTGGTTTACACCTTGCAAATCTTCTACATTTCCTTTGATGTAAAGTACAGATCTGTTGTTTGCTGGGTCATTAGAATAAACTTCGATCAATTTGTTGAAAGGCCCTTTGATGCCTGTATTATATCCAACTTTGATTTGAGCAGATTTTCCTGGCAAGATTGGATCTTTGCTCCACTCTGGCGTTGTACATCCGCAAGAAGGTTTTACTTCACTAAGGATAAGTGGTTTGTCTCCTGTATTTTTTACAGTGAAAAATCTGTGACCATCTGATCCGGCTTTTACATTTCCGTAGTCAAAAGTTGTTTTATCAAATGAGATTGTTTGAGCAGATGCAAAAGCGATAGCTCCTGTCATAAATAATCCTGCAAGAATCTTTTTCATATTTTTTTGTTTTAAATAATTAAATTTTTGAATAACAAAGTTATAAATAATTTGAATATGTGCTGTTAATTTTTTCACATTGTCTTATTTTTGCAAATTACAAGCTTAAAAATATTTTTAAAATGCAGATTGCTGATAAATACAATCCACAGGAAACTGAACAAAAATGGTATGACTTCTGGTTAGAAAACAAATTTTTTCACTCAGAGCCAGATGACAGACCGCCTTAT encodes:
- a CDS encoding T9SS type A sorting domain-containing protein, giving the protein MKKFLFFIIFTVVSVGFSGEMKAQSTRAFEGQKTDDGVLVAFPNPTKDVLILKSKDNSAKIKTVTFFSILGVQVAEYAINNNNAELRLDKLRPGKYLMRYVLDDNTQKITQIIKQ
- the hemB gene encoding porphobilinogen synthase; the encoded protein is MKMISRNRRLRTNDSIRSLVRETTLTTNDLVLPMFVMEGNNKKEAISSMPGVFRQSLDLTVQTVKENYDLGIKAVNLYMKVSDNLKDNTGKEAWNPNGLMQNTIKAIKDAVPGVVIMPDVALDPYSIYGHDGIIKNGKIDNDSTVEALVKMGISLAEAGADILAPSDMMDGRVLAMREGLEENGFTDVGILSYAAKYASAFYGPFRSALDSAPVDAQEIPADKKTYQMDFHNSREAIDEALRDVEEGADIIMIKPGMPYLDIVSKIRELITQPIAVYQVSGEYAMLKAAAQNGWLDNDKVLIESLTSIKRAGADMVFTYAAPEVAKLLNK
- the rmuC gene encoding DNA recombination protein RmuC yields the protein MEIIYVFVGGFIGGIIVFLLMKSLYVSKKTVEILNEQLIRSQENENHYQQKIEEVKLLNFDLTKEISSIQKSKEELLFTNAELNAHYKNLQDQLENQKDEFLKLQETTRLQFEKTANQILEEKSEKFTQLNQNQLKTILEPFQEKINELKNTVNETYDKEAKERFSLGEKVRELKDLNQQISEDAKQLTRALKGESKTQGNWGEMILESILEKSGLRKNQEYFLEHELKDENNKAIFSEFSGKKMRPDAVVKYPDNRNVIIDSKVSLTSFVEMTDESNPEILLVKQNQHLQSVKNHINQLSQKAYDDFDKSLDFVMMFIPSEAAYIAALQAEPNLWNFAYDKRILLLSPTNLITSLKLIQDLWKREHQNRNAMEIADRGAKLYDKFVGFVENLERIGKNIDQAKNSYNDAFKQLSSGNDNLIVQTQKLKNLGIKNKKNLPQGLGEEDL
- a CDS encoding polyphosphate kinase 2 family protein; the protein is MDYNFSDDFLIKENSKFEIKKHNTSYKGKINKDEAKELLEIEKEKLRLLQEKLYADGSQSLLIVLQAMDAAGKDSLIEHVFGGVNPQGCEVTSFKGPSTKEYSHDFIWRHYLALPAKGKIGIFNRSHYESVLVCKVHPEYNLSEKVWTDVKQFDKKFWENRYESIRNFEKHLANNGTKIVKIFLNVSKEEQKQRFLDRIDEDNKNWKFSSADITERGFWDDYQKAYEQAIDETSTDSAPWFVIPADQKWFSRVAAIQIIIDAMEEMNLKFPELSEKDKDELTESKAKLENE
- a CDS encoding DUF1573 domain-containing protein, giving the protein MKKILAGLFMTGAIAFASAQTISFDKTTFDYGNVKAGSDGHRFFTVKNTGDKPLILSEVKPSCGCTTPEWSKDPILPGKSAQIKVGYNTGIKGPFNKLIEVYSNDPANNRSVLYIKGNVEDLQGVNQEAKLVAAPSTVTATAKAQPVPARANAKKVAKKAETAAQ